In the genome of Caloranaerobacter ferrireducens, the window AAGGTATCTTAAATCAGATTACCTTGGAGGAGCAATTAAATAAAAATATAAATATAAAAGGGGAGGATATTTATATGAATTTTAAAAAAGTAATTTCGTTATTTCTTATTATGGTACTTACTTTTGCAATTTTATCTGGATGTACAGGAACAAAAGAACAAGCTAGTAAAGGACAAAAAGTACTAAGAGTTAGTATGGCTCTAGGTGAATCAGAGTGGGAAGTAATGAAAAATAAAGTTTTCCCTATTTTTGAAAAAGAAAATAACGTTAAAATAGAAGCAGTACAAATTGAAGCTTCTGATCTTATTACTAAGCTAGAAGCTATGCATAAAGCAGGTAAGATGGAAATAGACATTATTACTCAAGACAATATGCAATTAGCACAACTTGTAGAGAAAGGATTAGTAGAAGACTTAAGCGAATACAGAGATATGATACCTGAAAATGTTATTAAGGCATTAATTCCAGTTGGTGAGTTTAATGGAAAATTATATTTTATGCCATATAGACCAAATGTTGAAATTAACTTCTATAACGAGAAGAAATTTAATGAATATGGAATTAAACCACCAACTAATTGGGATGAATTATTAAAAGTTGCAAAAACTTTCAAAGAAAAGGAAGGTATTGGTAGAGTAGCTATAAAAGGAACATTAGATGGGAATACAACTGTACAATTATTTGAATTCATAAGACAAGCTGGTGGAGATCCACTAGTACTAAATGATGAAGGTTCAATTAAAGCTTATACTTTCTTAAAAAAATTATGGCCTTATTTATCACCAGATAGCAAGAAAGCAGATTGGAATACTATGAACAAATACTTAGCAACTGAGTCTGTATATTATGGTGCTAACTGGCCATTTGGAGTTAATGTAATAGTTAGAGACGGTGGTAAAAAAGAAATAAAAGCACATGCTGGATTTGCAGGACCTGTGAAAAAGTCAAAAGTTCTTGGTGGAGAAGTAATAGGTATACCAGTAGGTTCACCTAATAAAGAATTAGCAGTAAAATTCATGCAATTCTTAATGAGCAAAGAAACTCAAGAATTATTAGTTACAGAGATGGGCTGGCCTTCATGCAGAACTGATGCATATGGTAAAGTAGAAGAGTGGCAAAAACCTTACTTTGAAGCAGTTAAAGAAGCTCTTAAAGTGTCACAGCCTAGACCAAATGTAACATATTGGGATACAGTTGATAAAGCTTTAAATGATGCATTCAGAGAAATTGTAATTGAAGGTAAAGATGTAAAAGCAACACTTGATAAATATGCTAAAGCTATTGCAGATGCTAAGAAGTAAGGGAAGGGGCATATCTTGCGATATGCCCATAGTATTGTTTTATTGCCAATATATGTAAACGATTACACATTCATAAGGTTAAAGCTATATTTAAAGTTTATATGTAATAAGAACTAGGAGAGGAGGCAAATTATGAGAGAGTTTCACAAAAATAAAACAGCAATATATGAATATGATGAATGGAGAATTATAGAAAAAGAATTTAGTGAAAAATTAAATCAGAGAAGTGAAACTATTTTTTCGTTAGGTAATGGTTATTTAGGTATTAGAGGTAATTTAGAAGAAGGTTATTCTGGTGACCCTAAAACTAGCTTGGTAGGTACTTATATTAATGGAATCTATGAATCAGAACCAATAATGTATGGAGAGTATCATTTTGGGTATCCTCTTTGGGGACAGACAATGATAAATATTACGGATTGGAGACTTATAAGCTTATGGATTGATGATGAAAAATTTGATATGTTAAAAGGTTCAATTAAGGATTATAGTCGTATCCTTGATATGAAAAATGGAAAACTTATAAGGGAGCTAATTTGGAAAAGTCCTAAGGGTAAGGAAGTATATATAAAAATAGAAAGATTTGTTTCACTTACAAATAAACACCTAGCCGTAATAAGATTTATGGTAAAACCGTTAAATTTTGATGGAGAGATTACTTTTATTTCTGAATTAGATGGAGATGTTAAAAATAAAAACTTAAGAGAACAAGCATTAAGAGTTATTGATAAATGGACAGATGGGAGATTAGGATATATTCAACAGAAAACTAATAGAACGGAATTTACTATAGGTTGTTCGATGTATAATGATTTTTATTGTAAAGATCAAGATATAGAATATTCGTTAGAAAAAATAGAGGAAGACAAAAAGATTGGAATTAAAATAGTTTTTAAAGGTGAAAGAAACCAAACATATATCTTGGATAAATATGTAAATTTCTACACTTCCAGAGATGTATCTGAAAATGAAATCATGAATTATGCTAAAGAAGGAGTTCTAGAGGCTAAGACCGCAGGTTACGATAATCTATATAATGAACATAGAAAATATCTGCTTAAATTCTGGGAAGATGCTGACATTAAGATAAAAGGAGATATAGCTTTACAACAAGGGATAAGATTTAACAGTTTTCAATTATTGCAATCTGTCGGAAAAGATGGCATTACTAATATAGGGGCAAAGGGTTTAACAGGTGAAGGATATGAAGGTCACTATTTCTGGGACTCGGAGATTTATATACTACCATTTTTCTTATACAGCAGACCAGAAATTTCTAAAGCTTTGCTAATATATAGATATAACACTTTAGACAAGGCACGTGAGAGAGCAAAAGAGATGAGAAGTAAAGGAGCATTATTCCCTTGGAGAACAATTAATGGTGAAGAAGCATCTTCATATTTCCCAGCATCTACAGCGCAATATCATATTGATGCAGATATAACATATGCTATTCATAAATATGTTGAAGCAACTGATGATATTGACTTTCTAATAAATTATGGAGCAGAAATTGTGTTTGAAACAGCAAGAATGTGGGCAGATAGAGGAGGATATATACCTCTTAAGGATAATAAATTCTGTATTAATGAAGTTACGGGACCAGATGAATACAAACCTTGTGTTGACAACAATTGCTATACTAACTATATGGCTCGTTTTAATTTGAATTATGGAGTATATGTTGCTGAACTGTTGAAAGCTAAATATCCACAAAAATATGAGGAGTTAAAGGAAAAGATCAATCTAAAAGAAGAAGAACTTGTAGAATGGAAAAAAGCAGCAGATAATATGTATTTACCTTATGATGAAAAGTTAGGAATAAATCCTCAAGATGATAGTTTTCTTTACAAAGAACCATATGATGTAGATTCGATTCCTGTTGAGGAAACACCACTGGTTACAAATTGGCATCAATTAAATATTATGAGATATCAAATATGTAAACAGGCTGACGTTATTTTACTAATGTTCTTGCTTGGAAATGAATTTGATATTGAGTTAAAAAAGAGAAATTATGATTTTTATGAACCTAAAACGACTCATGATTCATCTTTATCAGCGTGCGTATTTAGCATTATTGCTTCAGAGATAGGATACAAGGAACAAGCATATAATTATTTTATGCAAACAGCTAGAATGGATTTAGATGATTATAATAATAATGCACATGAAGGAATTCACACTGCTTGTATGGCTGGAACATGGGCAAGTGTTGTAAATGGATTTGCTGGGATGAGGGTATATAATAGTGAATTACACTTCAAACCGTATCTGCCTGAGAAATGGGAAAGTTATGAGTTTAGAATAAAATATAAGAATAGACAAATAAATGTTAAAGTTGAAGGAAACTTGACTACTTATAAATTACTTAATGGTGATAATATAGTGATTTGGCATAAAGGGAATAAGGTAGAGTTATCAAAAATGAAAGATGTAATTCTAGTGTGATTTTTAAGTAGAATGATGACAGTTTTTGCTAAAGGGGATAGATATCCCTTATTTTTTTAATGATTAAAAAAACTATTGCAAAGTTAAATTAATTGTATTATAATTAACCATGACAACGTTGTCATACAGAGGGACGAATAAACATAAAAATGGTAAATCGGGCGATTATTTCTGATACCATTAAAAATGATATAAAATTAATTATTGGGAAGATAATGAAATTCCATTTGTAATTATTGGTAAAGATGTTATTTATTCAGATGTTTGAAAAGAGAATATTGTATTAAACAGTATATTAATTATGACAAATATGACAACGAAAGACAAATTGATTTAGCCAATTATAATTGGCTATAAACTAAAAAGAAGGGAGAAGGGTTATGAAAAGAATACTATCGTTATTATTAGTTCTAACTATGATTTTTACTTTAACTGCTTGTTCTGGTAAAAATACAGCTGATGATGTTAAAAATCAAGATGTTAAAGCTAATGAGCCTGTAGAGATCAAAATGCAAATAGTTTGGGCTGAAGATTCAGGAAGAGGTATGGCAATAAGAGAAATATTAGATGAATTTGAAAAAGAAAATCCTGGAATAAAAGTTAAACTTCTTGGAGGAAGCCAAGAAGAACAAAAACTTTTAACTATGATTTTAAGTGGAGAAGCTCCAGAAGTAATTCAAGTGCCATATAGATATGTACAGGCTTTAGGTGGACAAGGTGCCTTTGTTGATTTAACAAAAGATTTTTCAAAGAATAAAGATAATTTTTATGAACAATTGTGGAATTTAGCTGAAGTTGATGGTAAATTATACGGATATCCATGGATGGGACATACTATTCAACTAGTTTATAACAAGACATTATTTGAAAAAGCTGGATTAACAAAAGCACCTGAAACTTGGGAAGAACTTTATGAATACGCAAAAAAATTAACAATTGACAAAGATGGTGACGGTAAAATTGACCAATACGGTATAGGGCTAGTAGGTAAACAACATCATGATATCACATGGTTGTTCAATATGTTTGCACATCAAGCAGGAGCAAAATTAGTTAAGGAAGAAAATGGTGAGTATAAGGTAGCTATTAATTCACCAGAAGGTAAGAAAGCATTAGAATATTATATAAAGCTTATAAGAGAGTGTGCTCCTCCAGATACAGCTAATAAAGCAGGTGGAGATGTTATGGCTGACTTTAGAAATCAAGTTACTGCTATGGAATTCCAAGGCCCTTGGGGAATAACAGATATTTGGAAAAATGGAAAGCCATTTGAAGTGTCAGCAGCACCAGTACCTGCTGGACCAGCTGGAAGAGCAGCTGATATTGGACCTTATATGTTGACAGTACCTGTTGGGGTTGAAGGTAAAAAATTAGAAGCTAGTAAGAAGTTGATAGAGTTTTTAGGAAGCAAAAAAGGTCAAGAGATGCTAATGAAGGGCGAAAAAGCAGATGATGGAAATTACTATCCATTTAGAGTACCAATTAGAAAAGATATGGAAGATACAGATTACTTCAAGAAACATCCTGAGTTTTTAGTATTTATTGAAGGGTTAAAATACCCAAGTATTTCTACACCTATAAAAGAGTGGGTAAAAGTTGAAGAGGAAGTATATAGAAGCCAGTTAAACAAAGCTGTAATTGGAGAAGTTAGCGTTGAAGAAGCATTGAAAAACATTGAAAAATTAGGCAATGAAATTCTTAAAAATCAATAAAAGAGGCACATTTTGTGTGTCTCTTTTATTGATTTACCTATTGGTTTTTAAATAAGGAAGGTGAGAACCATGAAGAAAGCATTTAATTTGGAAACTTTAAAATGGAAATTGAGGAAAAATGACTGGTCAGCTTATCTTTTTATTCTTCCTGCAATGATAATAGTTACAATGTTTATTTTATATCCTGCTATTTGGTCGCTAGTTTCAAGTTTTAAAGATGTAAAGCCATTGATGTTAAGAAATAGTGGGTTGTTTGAAGTGCCAGGGAAATGGATAGGATTTAAAAATTATTTGCTAACATTTAAAGATCATCTTTTCTTAAAGAGCGTTGTCAACACATTGTATTTTAGTGTTATTTTTATTCCTTTAACTATGTTCTGTTCAGTGGCTTTAGCAGTTTTACTTGATAGAAAAATTAAGGGAATTAATTTTATGAGGACAGTATTTTTTATACCATATGTTATTTCAATAATAAGTGCAAGTTTAATTTTTATGATGTTGTTTAACGGGGACAAAGGCTTAGTGAATGGTGTATTAAATTTATTAAATATTAAAGGGCCAAATTGGTTATCAGATACAAAATTAGCTATGCCAATAATTGCTATTATGTCATCTTGGAGAAGAATAGGTTATTTTATGCTTATATACCTTGCAGGACTTCAAAATATACCTAAA includes:
- a CDS encoding sugar ABC transporter substrate-binding protein, coding for MNFKKVISLFLIMVLTFAILSGCTGTKEQASKGQKVLRVSMALGESEWEVMKNKVFPIFEKENNVKIEAVQIEASDLITKLEAMHKAGKMEIDIITQDNMQLAQLVEKGLVEDLSEYRDMIPENVIKALIPVGEFNGKLYFMPYRPNVEINFYNEKKFNEYGIKPPTNWDELLKVAKTFKEKEGIGRVAIKGTLDGNTTVQLFEFIRQAGGDPLVLNDEGSIKAYTFLKKLWPYLSPDSKKADWNTMNKYLATESVYYGANWPFGVNVIVRDGGKKEIKAHAGFAGPVKKSKVLGGEVIGIPVGSPNKELAVKFMQFLMSKETQELLVTEMGWPSCRTDAYGKVEEWQKPYFEAVKEALKVSQPRPNVTYWDTVDKALNDAFREIVIEGKDVKATLDKYAKAIADAKK
- a CDS encoding glycoside hydrolase family 65 protein, with protein sequence MREFHKNKTAIYEYDEWRIIEKEFSEKLNQRSETIFSLGNGYLGIRGNLEEGYSGDPKTSLVGTYINGIYESEPIMYGEYHFGYPLWGQTMINITDWRLISLWIDDEKFDMLKGSIKDYSRILDMKNGKLIRELIWKSPKGKEVYIKIERFVSLTNKHLAVIRFMVKPLNFDGEITFISELDGDVKNKNLREQALRVIDKWTDGRLGYIQQKTNRTEFTIGCSMYNDFYCKDQDIEYSLEKIEEDKKIGIKIVFKGERNQTYILDKYVNFYTSRDVSENEIMNYAKEGVLEAKTAGYDNLYNEHRKYLLKFWEDADIKIKGDIALQQGIRFNSFQLLQSVGKDGITNIGAKGLTGEGYEGHYFWDSEIYILPFFLYSRPEISKALLIYRYNTLDKARERAKEMRSKGALFPWRTINGEEASSYFPASTAQYHIDADITYAIHKYVEATDDIDFLINYGAEIVFETARMWADRGGYIPLKDNKFCINEVTGPDEYKPCVDNNCYTNYMARFNLNYGVYVAELLKAKYPQKYEELKEKINLKEEELVEWKKAADNMYLPYDEKLGINPQDDSFLYKEPYDVDSIPVEETPLVTNWHQLNIMRYQICKQADVILLMFLLGNEFDIELKKRNYDFYEPKTTHDSSLSACVFSIIASEIGYKEQAYNYFMQTARMDLDDYNNNAHEGIHTACMAGTWASVVNGFAGMRVYNSELHFKPYLPEKWESYEFRIKYKNRQINVKVEGNLTTYKLLNGDNIVIWHKGNKVELSKMKDVILV
- a CDS encoding ABC transporter substrate-binding protein, with amino-acid sequence MKRILSLLLVLTMIFTLTACSGKNTADDVKNQDVKANEPVEIKMQIVWAEDSGRGMAIREILDEFEKENPGIKVKLLGGSQEEQKLLTMILSGEAPEVIQVPYRYVQALGGQGAFVDLTKDFSKNKDNFYEQLWNLAEVDGKLYGYPWMGHTIQLVYNKTLFEKAGLTKAPETWEELYEYAKKLTIDKDGDGKIDQYGIGLVGKQHHDITWLFNMFAHQAGAKLVKEENGEYKVAINSPEGKKALEYYIKLIRECAPPDTANKAGGDVMADFRNQVTAMEFQGPWGITDIWKNGKPFEVSAAPVPAGPAGRAADIGPYMLTVPVGVEGKKLEASKKLIEFLGSKKGQEMLMKGEKADDGNYYPFRVPIRKDMEDTDYFKKHPEFLVFIEGLKYPSISTPIKEWVKVEEEVYRSQLNKAVIGEVSVEEALKNIEKLGNEILKNQ
- a CDS encoding carbohydrate ABC transporter permease; translated protein: MKKAFNLETLKWKLRKNDWSAYLFILPAMIIVTMFILYPAIWSLVSSFKDVKPLMLRNSGLFEVPGKWIGFKNYLLTFKDHLFLKSVVNTLYFSVIFIPLTMFCSVALAVLLDRKIKGINFMRTVFFIPYVISIISASLIFMMLFNGDKGLVNGVLNLLNIKGPNWLSDTKLAMPIIAIMSSWRRIGYFMLIYLAGLQNIPKSLYEAADIDGASTFQQFRTITWPLLRRITMVVFILLLINCFNVFQEIFVMTGGGPADSTITIPFLIYNEAFKYFHIGKASAMSYILFVVVVIISLTQNKINSKKLDY